The following proteins are co-located in the Helicobacter sp. 'house sparrow 1' genome:
- the mtaB gene encoding tRNA (N(6)-L-threonylcarbamoyladenosine(37)-C(2))-methylthiotransferase MtaB, translating to MKVFFKTFGCRTNFFDTQVMIEKLKDFSIIENEHDADIIIVNSCTVTNGADSGVRSYVNKMKREGKKIYFTGCGVKTQAKNLFDKDLIFGSFGHSHKEKINDFLLSKDRFFIQESETTKHLDSTIVSDFSQKSRAFIKIQEGCDFSCSYCIIPSVRGIARSYRQEDIIKQIDILAQKGISEVVLTGTNVGSYGRDLGSNIARLIKEIAKNNSIKRVRVGSLEPSQINGEFLELLEDDILEKHLHIALQYTHNDMLKIMNRQNRVETDFILLEKIAKKGFAIGSDFIVGHPYETPEIWEEALKNIKSLPLTHIHPFIYSPRDNTPSAKMPMTVDKKTAKERLNDLNKVIKQKNLIFRKKKSVLRVLVESKKQENYSGLDQFFNRIVIKSHNNIQGNWLEIKDYEVREEGNYAEI from the coding sequence ATGAAAGTCTTTTTTAAAACTTTTGGTTGTAGGACAAACTTCTTTGATACACAAGTAATGATAGAAAAATTAAAAGATTTCTCTATCATAGAAAATGAGCATGATGCTGATATTATTATAGTCAATTCTTGCACCGTTACAAATGGTGCAGATAGCGGTGTAAGAAGTTATGTAAATAAAATGAAGCGTGAGGGAAAAAAGATATATTTTACAGGCTGTGGTGTAAAAACACAGGCTAAAAATCTTTTTGACAAGGATTTAATATTTGGAAGTTTTGGACATTCTCACAAAGAAAAGATTAATGATTTTTTGCTTTCAAAAGATCGTTTTTTTATTCAAGAGAGTGAAACTACAAAACACTTAGACAGCACAATAGTTAGTGATTTTTCCCAAAAATCTAGGGCTTTTATCAAAATACAAGAGGGCTGTGATTTTTCTTGTAGCTACTGTATCATCCCCAGTGTAAGAGGTATTGCTAGAAGTTATAGACAAGAGGATATTATCAAACAGATTGATATACTTGCTCAAAAAGGTATTAGCGAGGTTGTATTAACAGGAACAAATGTGGGGAGTTATGGTAGAGACTTGGGTAGCAATATTGCAAGATTAATTAAAGAAATTGCTAAAAATAATTCTATTAAGCGTGTAAGAGTGGGTAGCTTAGAGCCAAGCCAAATTAATGGGGAGTTTTTAGAATTACTTGAAGATGACATATTAGAAAAACATTTACATATTGCATTACAATATACTCATAATGATATGCTTAAGATTATGAATAGACAAAATAGGGTAGAAACTGATTTTATCTTACTAGAAAAAATTGCAAAAAAAGGTTTTGCAATTGGTAGTGATTTTATTGTGGGTCATCCTTATGAAACTCCTGAAATATGGGAGGAGGCATTGAAGAATATAAAGTCTCTGCCTCTTACACACATACACCCTTTTATTTATTCTCCTAGAGATAATACTCCATCAGCAAAAATGCCTATGACTGTGGATAAAAAAACTGCTAAAGAAAGGCTTAATGATCTCAATAAAGTCATTAAGCAAAAAAATCTTATTTTTAGGAAAAAAAAGAGTGTTTTAAGGGTTTTAGTTGAGAGCAAAAAGCAAGAAAACTATAGTGGTTTAGATCAATTCTTTAATCGGATTGTAATAAAAAGCCATAATAATATACAAGGAAATTGGCTAGAGATTAAAGATTATGAAGTAAGAGAAGAAGGCAATTATGCAGAGATTTAA
- the htpG gene encoding molecular chaperone HtpG, with the protein MMSKKHTFQTEINQLLDLMIHSLYSNKEIFLRELISNASDALDKMNYLTLSEDKFKNMKFDARIDIKFDEAKKTLSIIDNGIGMNEEDLINHLGTIAKSGTKSFLSSLSGDKKKDSALIGQFGVGFYSAFMVADKIIVQTKKAGEDQAFAWISDGKGEYEITPCQKETQGSEITLYLKDEDKNFASRWEIENIVKKYSEHIQFPIYLHYTQTNYEGDKKVEKKEDKIEQINHAKAIWKMAKNELKEEDYKEFYKSFSHDNNEPLKWIHTKVEGNLEYTTLFFIPKNAPFDLYRVDYKSGIKLYVKRVFITDDDKELLPQYLRFVRGVIDSEDLPLNVSREILQQNKILANIKSASTKKILNEIENLSKDEEQYKGFYEQFGRVLKEGLYSDFENKDKILNLLRFDTLNQDLVSLKAYKEAMPQDQKSIYYLIGENKDLLKASPILEKYTQKGYQVLLLSDEIDSFVMPNVNEYDKTPMKDASSKQALEELGMEQISEEDKKNYEELSKKIKEKLGDQIKEVVLSATLNSPVALIGEEENAMMANLMRQMGQNPVSMPKNLEINISHPVINKLNKMQDKQEFEDMVHLLFDSAKILDSGSIQNTKDFTRRIYDLIERAI; encoded by the coding sequence ATGATGAGTAAAAAACATACCTTTCAAACAGAAATCAATCAACTTTTAGACTTAATGATACACTCTCTTTATTCCAATAAGGAAATTTTTCTAAGAGAGTTAATTTCTAATGCTTCAGATGCTCTAGATAAAATGAATTATCTCACCTTAAGTGAAGACAAATTTAAAAATATGAAGTTTGATGCACGCATTGATATTAAATTTGATGAAGCTAAAAAAACACTAAGTATTATAGATAATGGGATTGGGATGAATGAGGAGGATTTAATCAATCATCTAGGAACCATTGCTAAATCTGGAACTAAAAGCTTTTTATCCAGCCTTAGTGGGGATAAGAAGAAGGATTCTGCTTTAATTGGTCAGTTTGGTGTGGGCTTTTACTCTGCTTTTATGGTGGCAGATAAGATTATTGTTCAGACAAAAAAAGCAGGAGAAGATCAGGCTTTTGCTTGGATTAGTGATGGAAAGGGAGAATATGAAATCACTCCATGTCAAAAAGAAACACAAGGCAGTGAGATCACACTTTATTTAAAGGATGAAGATAAAAATTTTGCTTCAAGGTGGGAGATTGAAAATATTGTAAAAAAATATTCTGAGCATATTCAATTCCCAATTTATCTTCACTATACACAAACCAACTATGAGGGTGATAAAAAAGTAGAAAAAAAAGAGGATAAAATTGAGCAAATTAACCACGCAAAAGCTATCTGGAAAATGGCAAAGAATGAGTTAAAAGAAGAAGATTATAAAGAGTTTTATAAAAGCTTTAGTCACGATAATAATGAGCCACTAAAGTGGATTCATACAAAAGTGGAAGGAAATTTAGAATATACAACATTGTTTTTTATACCAAAGAATGCGCCATTTGATTTGTATCGAGTTGATTATAAATCAGGCATTAAGCTTTATGTTAAAAGGGTTTTTATTACAGATGATGATAAAGAATTATTACCGCAGTATTTAAGATTTGTTAGAGGGGTTATAGATAGTGAAGACTTACCCTTAAATGTAAGTAGAGAGATTTTACAGCAGAATAAAATTCTTGCAAATATTAAATCAGCTTCCACTAAAAAGATACTAAATGAGATTGAGAATCTAAGCAAGGATGAAGAACAATACAAAGGATTTTATGAACAATTTGGAAGGGTATTAAAAGAAGGGCTTTATAGCGATTTTGAAAATAAAGACAAAATACTTAACCTTTTGAGATTTGATACTTTAAACCAAGATCTAGTTTCTTTAAAGGCTTATAAAGAAGCAATGCCTCAGGATCAAAAAAGCATTTATTATTTAATTGGCGAAAATAAAGACCTCTTAAAAGCTTCCCCAATTTTAGAAAAATATACCCAAAAGGGTTATCAAGTTTTATTGCTATCTGATGAAATTGATTCTTTTGTGATGCCAAATGTAAATGAGTATGACAAAACACCAATGAAGGATGCATCAAGCAAACAAGCTTTGGAAGAATTAGGAATGGAACAAATTAGTGAAGAAGATAAGAAAAATTATGAGGAATTAAGTAAAAAAATTAAGGAAAAACTTGGCGATCAAATCAAAGAAGTCGTATTATCAGCAACTCTTAATTCTCCTGTGGCACTTATTGGAGAAGAAGAAAATGCAATGATGGCAAACCTAATGAGACAAATGGGGCAAAATCCAGTGAGTATGCCAAAGAATCTAGAAATTAATATCAGTCATCCTGTCATTAATAAACTTAATAAAATGCAAGATAAACAAGAATTTGAAGATATGGTCCATCTTCTTTTTGATTCAGCAAAAATATTAGATTCTGGAAGTATCCAAAATACAAAAGACTTTACACGCAGAATCTATGATCTAATAGAAAGAGCAATCTGA
- a CDS encoding methylated-DNA--[protein]-cysteine S-methyltransferase → MIYFDTCQTPIGDFDITILQDKIVSFLPSTPQSCEQRQTKLTQEVKKQVNAYFKGDLKEFILPLLIKGSDFKKKVLTQILQIEYGEQKSYKEIAREIANPLSYRAVGNACNQNDFCIIIPCHRVVSSHGIGGYALGLDKKIFLLKLEGSLK, encoded by the coding sequence TTGATTTATTTTGATACTTGTCAAACCCCTATTGGAGATTTTGATATTACTATCTTACAAGATAAGATTGTTTCTTTTCTTCCATCAACGCCTCAGAGTTGTGAGCAAAGACAAACAAAACTAACCCAAGAAGTGAAAAAACAAGTAAATGCTTATTTCAAGGGTGATTTAAAAGAATTTATTCTTCCTCTTTTGATAAAAGGGAGTGATTTTAAAAAGAAAGTTTTAACACAGATTCTACAAATTGAATATGGAGAACAAAAAAGTTATAAAGAGATTGCAAGAGAAATTGCAAATCCACTAAGCTATCGTGCGGTTGGCAATGCTTGCAATCAAAATGATTTTTGCATCATTATTCCCTGTCATAGAGTTGTCTCATCACATGGTATTGGAGGATATGCCCTAGGATTAGATAAAAAAATTTTTTTACTCAAACTCGAAGGCTCTCTAAAATAA
- a CDS encoding AAA family ATPase — translation MQRFKNSLYISIISCFILGILTIILFTRDYTTPINTKELENIINQNKTIKKVLTDETFLYFYIDKECYKIPKFAVDNELIKNLKIQEKQNYSSLFFIVLFIALILGFLLFYRRYKKPQKEVGKIETIREEKSQNNIYTPMTSKVSFDDIAGIEEVKEELLELIDFLKNPSRYQKLDIVMPKGVLLSGPPGIGKTMIAKAMANEAGVPFFYHSGSSFVQIYAGMGAKRVRDLFSSAKKNAPSIIFIDEIDSVGKARDKNRSDEREATLNELLTQMDGFDENSGIIVIGATNKINVLDEALLRSGRFDRKLLLELPSIEDRVKILKKHLKNKKIDFDLHEVAKLCVGFSGAALATLVNESALYALKHKKEKITMEDVLALKDKVFLGKRLPVKLDSYQKELLSIYQASKCISAVIFGLEFEKCSLVLDFFIQNENGVLSQSLLEKQARFYLSGICGLKLIKKETFTIGQLDLQEIEKILQKMYEFYMIKDTKLVFKDLKEQQLDFLEKYIEEISIISKRLLEEEVLTFDTIKQSIL, via the coding sequence ATGCAGAGATTTAAGAATAGTCTTTATATAAGTATCATAAGTTGTTTTATATTGGGGATTCTAACTATAATATTATTTACAAGGGATTATACAACTCCTATAAACACTAAAGAATTGGAAAATATAATCAATCAAAACAAAACAATCAAAAAAGTCTTAACTGATGAAACATTTTTATATTTTTATATTGATAAGGAATGCTATAAGATTCCTAAGTTTGCTGTTGATAATGAATTAATTAAAAATCTTAAGATACAAGAAAAGCAAAATTATAGTTCGTTGTTTTTTATAGTACTTTTTATAGCATTAATTTTAGGATTCCTTCTATTTTACAGAAGATACAAAAAACCCCAAAAAGAGGTAGGAAAGATAGAAACTATAAGAGAAGAAAAAAGCCAAAATAATATCTATACCCCTATGACCTCAAAGGTAAGTTTTGATGATATCGCAGGAATTGAGGAAGTTAAAGAAGAGCTATTAGAATTAATAGACTTTCTAAAAAATCCATCACGATATCAAAAATTGGATATTGTGATGCCAAAGGGAGTTTTACTTTCTGGACCTCCTGGTATTGGAAAAACCATGATTGCAAAAGCAATGGCAAATGAAGCAGGAGTTCCATTTTTTTATCATAGTGGATCATCTTTTGTCCAAATTTATGCAGGAATGGGAGCAAAAAGAGTAAGGGATCTTTTTTCAAGTGCAAAAAAGAATGCTCCCTCTATTATTTTTATTGATGAGATTGATTCTGTAGGTAAGGCAAGAGATAAAAATAGAAGTGATGAAAGAGAAGCAACGCTCAATGAATTATTAACTCAAATGGATGGTTTTGATGAGAATAGTGGGATTATTGTAATTGGTGCAACCAATAAAATTAATGTATTAGATGAAGCTCTTTTGCGCAGTGGTAGATTTGATAGAAAGCTTTTGCTTGAATTACCCAGTATTGAGGATAGAGTAAAAATTCTAAAAAAGCATCTTAAAAATAAAAAAATTGATTTTGATCTTCACGAAGTTGCAAAACTTTGTGTGGGTTTTAGTGGGGCAGCTCTTGCAACCCTAGTAAATGAAAGTGCTTTATATGCCCTCAAACACAAAAAAGAAAAGATTACAATGGAAGATGTTTTGGCCTTAAAAGATAAGGTTTTTTTGGGTAAGAGACTTCCTGTTAAACTGGATTCTTATCAAAAAGAATTGTTGAGTATATATCAGGCTTCAAAATGTATAAGTGCAGTTATATTTGGACTAGAATTTGAAAAATGTTCTTTGGTGTTGGATTTCTTTATTCAAAATGAAAATGGTGTTTTATCTCAAAGTTTGCTAGAAAAACAAGCTAGATTCTACTTAAGTGGAATTTGCGGATTAAAATTAATCAAAAAAGAAACTTTTACTATAGGGCAATTGGATTTGCAAGAAATAGAAAAAATTTTACAAAAGATGTATGAATTTTATATGATAAAAGATACAAAGCTAGTCTTTAAAGACTTAAAAGAGCAACAGTTGGACTTTTTGGAAAAGTATATAGAAGAGATCTCAATTATTTCAAAAAGACTATTAGAAGAAGAAGTTTTGACATTTGATACCATAAAACAAAGTATTTTATGA
- a CDS encoding META domain-containing protein has translation MRVIFILNLFCCLLGATSLSLALENKIFLGKWKIVGIEIDGIKRQVLDENSFIIFKEKYYLGNVGCNDFIGNYAIMRQKQIVLIPSMIKEKNCKIEKLNFEAMFLRYFMGGFRIIDEKQLIILRNNRLRFLLKRF, from the coding sequence TTGAGAGTAATTTTTATTTTGAATTTATTTTGTTGTCTGTTAGGCGCAACAAGCTTATCTCTTGCTCTAGAGAATAAAATTTTTTTAGGCAAATGGAAAATTGTTGGTATTGAAATAGATGGTATTAAAAGACAGGTGCTAGATGAGAATTCTTTTATTATTTTTAAAGAAAAATATTATTTGGGTAATGTTGGCTGTAATGATTTTATAGGCAATTATGCAATTATGAGACAAAAGCAAATAGTTCTGATACCAAGTATGATTAAAGAGAAAAATTGCAAAATAGAAAAATTAAATTTTGAGGCGATGTTTTTGCGCTATTTTATGGGAGGATTTAGAATTATTGATGAAAAGCAACTCATTATACTTCGAAACAATAGGTTAAGATTTTTATTGAAAAGATTTTGA
- a CDS encoding mechanosensitive ion channel domain-containing protein, with translation MKKVLLLLLGLVFVFSQDDLEELQKKIQNLDQKIQTNENIWIRKYTNFENYNKVYMQIQSLEKELKKNKNQPNSPDSSFKKHQLETQIETLQKQLELLSQYKDNPFKDLIEKPEIGEVVNVTNPFAIVGGFSFIKKVESQKRNLGYRQQTLNDALEILNTKYKLLQEIYKLDKKASKKQLYQTQTKILELQSAQDILKTTVDIYTKESQEIVNKISTQIKNQIFKLIYIAIVILVSFGIAFILKVFSRKYIHDNERAYMASKIINFFNITIIILILLFAYLENVTYLIAVLGFASAGLAIAMKDLFMSLLGWLVITIGGSVHVGDRIRISKDGCIYVGDVLDISVLRITLYEDVTLTTFLDNRRAGRIVFIPNNYIFTTMFSNYTHGGMKTVWDGVDFVITFDSNIQKACMIANEVATKYSKGYTETTRKQLSKMRDKYSLRNSNVEPKTFSLIDGSGIRISVWYQTNAYATLSLRSVISMEIIERLLKEQDIRIAYNTTKLIKDGTDGFGNKTANMYPIEVE, from the coding sequence TTGAAAAAGGTTTTATTGCTATTACTAGGATTGGTATTTGTTTTTTCACAAGATGATCTTGAAGAATTGCAAAAAAAGATTCAAAATTTAGATCAAAAAATACAAACAAATGAAAATATTTGGATTCGAAAATATACAAATTTTGAAAATTACAATAAGGTTTATATGCAAATTCAATCCTTAGAGAAGGAATTAAAAAAGAACAAGAATCAGCCAAATAGTCCTGATAGTTCTTTTAAAAAACACCAACTTGAAACCCAAATTGAGACTTTGCAAAAACAACTTGAGCTTTTAAGCCAATATAAGGACAATCCATTTAAAGATTTGATTGAAAAACCAGAAATTGGTGAAGTGGTTAATGTAACCAACCCATTTGCAATTGTTGGTGGTTTTAGCTTTATCAAAAAGGTAGAGAGTCAAAAAAGAAATTTGGGATATAGACAGCAAACTCTAAATGATGCCCTTGAAATATTAAACACAAAATATAAGCTTTTACAAGAAATCTATAAGCTTGATAAAAAAGCTTCAAAAAAACAACTATATCAGACACAAACAAAAATTTTAGAATTGCAATCAGCTCAAGATATTTTAAAAACTACGGTGGATATTTATACAAAAGAAAGCCAAGAGATTGTCAATAAAATCTCAACACAAATTAAAAATCAGATTTTTAAGCTTATTTATATTGCTATTGTGATTTTGGTAAGTTTTGGGATTGCATTTATTTTAAAAGTTTTTTCTCGTAAATATATTCATGATAATGAAAGAGCCTATATGGCCTCAAAGATCATCAATTTCTTTAATATTACAATCATTATACTTATTCTTCTTTTTGCTTATTTGGAAAATGTTACTTATTTAATTGCTGTACTAGGTTTTGCCTCTGCTGGTTTGGCAATTGCTATGAAAGATTTATTTATGAGCTTGCTGGGTTGGCTTGTGATTACCATTGGAGGGAGTGTTCATGTTGGTGATAGGATTAGAATTAGTAAAGATGGATGTATTTATGTGGGTGATGTTTTAGATATTTCAGTTCTTAGAATCACCTTGTATGAGGATGTTACGCTAACAACATTTTTAGATAATAGAAGAGCAGGTAGAATAGTTTTTATTCCAAATAACTATATTTTTACAACAATGTTTTCAAACTATACACACGGAGGGATGAAAACAGTTTGGGATGGGGTTGATTTTGTTATCACATTTGATAGCAATATTCAAAAAGCTTGTATGATTGCAAATGAAGTGGCTACAAAATATTCTAAAGGCTATACCGAAACAACAAGAAAACAACTTAGTAAAATGCGTGATAAATATTCTTTAAGAAATTCTAATGTAGAACCAAAAACTTTTAGTCTTATTGATGGAAGTGGAATAAGAATTTCAGTTTGGTATCAAACCAATGCTTATGCAACACTAAGCCTTAGAAGTGTAATTTCTATGGAAATTATAGAAAGATTATTAAAAGAACAAGATATCAGGATTGCATATAACACTACAAAGCTTATTAAGGATGGAACAGATGGGTTTGGAAACAAAACAGCAAATATGTATCCAATTGAGGTGGAGTAA
- the purE gene encoding 5-(carboxyamino)imidazole ribonucleotide mutase, with amino-acid sequence MNFVSIIMGSKSDYKIMQSAIEVLKQFNVTYEVIISSAHRSPDRTKQYVKEAEQKGAKVFIGAAGMAAHLAGAIASMTTKPVIGVPLSGGALDGLDALLSTVQMPSGMPVGTLAIGKAGAVNAAYLAIQILALSDKTLALALQKDREEKIKKLQEDSKEIEVIL; translated from the coding sequence ATGAATTTTGTCAGCATTATTATGGGTAGCAAGAGTGATTATAAGATTATGCAATCAGCCATTGAAGTGTTAAAACAATTTAATGTAACTTATGAGGTTATTATTTCTTCGGCTCATCGTAGTCCAGATAGAACAAAGCAATATGTTAAAGAAGCAGAGCAAAAAGGTGCAAAAGTTTTCATAGGAGCTGCTGGAATGGCCGCTCACTTGGCAGGTGCAATTGCTTCAATGACAACTAAACCAGTGATTGGTGTCCCATTATCAGGGGGTGCTTTAGATGGATTAGATGCCCTACTTAGCACAGTTCAAATGCCAAGTGGAATGCCTGTAGGAACATTGGCAATTGGAAAGGCTGGAGCTGTCAATGCAGCATATTTAGCTATACAAATTTTAGCACTTAGTGATAAAACTCTTGCATTAGCTTTGCAAAAAGATAGAGAAGAAAAAATCAAAAAACTTCAAGAAGATTCTAAGGAGATTGAGGTTATTCTTTGA